The proteins below come from a single Gimesia alba genomic window:
- a CDS encoding Gfo/Idh/MocA family protein, whose translation MADKAKVALIISETSAHLGAYFPALASCDEISEVILSDEGQKHVATARKKLGDKLTHVYNSPEELFKKEKPDLALITLEAGKAPAAINVAFDHGCPVFAEKPACTNIDDFEALVQKADSKHLNLMLALANRNNPEVKAARRMIRKGTFGKIYGIELNFIADQTRLTSKSYQAGWFAQKKRAGGGHLIWLGIHWLDLGMYITDSKITDVSGFITNIGGQPLDVEDSAALSLKFDKGFLGTMTSGYYINRGKQSLIKIWGSKGWLEMDYSTGKYLQWSLYSDKPGTVHKFEEPIQPRGYSPCVHAAVRSVLDKEPPILNSHDSLQVLRTIYAAYQAAETGQTQSIRVD comes from the coding sequence ATGGCAGACAAAGCAAAAGTGGCACTTATTATCAGTGAAACGTCTGCGCATCTTGGCGCATATTTTCCGGCACTCGCTTCCTGTGACGAGATCAGTGAAGTCATCCTCAGTGATGAAGGTCAGAAACATGTTGCGACAGCCCGGAAGAAACTGGGGGATAAACTGACGCACGTGTATAACAGCCCCGAGGAACTGTTCAAAAAAGAAAAACCGGACCTGGCGTTGATCACACTCGAAGCCGGCAAGGCCCCCGCCGCCATCAATGTTGCATTCGATCATGGCTGCCCTGTTTTCGCTGAAAAACCCGCCTGCACGAATATCGACGATTTTGAAGCCCTGGTACAGAAAGCGGACTCGAAACATCTGAATCTGATGCTGGCTCTGGCAAATCGCAACAATCCGGAAGTCAAAGCAGCCCGCCGAATGATCCGCAAAGGAACGTTCGGCAAAATTTACGGCATTGAACTCAATTTCATCGCCGATCAGACTCGCTTAACGAGTAAAAGCTATCAGGCCGGCTGGTTCGCACAAAAAAAACGTGCTGGTGGCGGTCACCTGATCTGGCTGGGCATTCATTGGCTCGACCTGGGAATGTATATCACCGATTCCAAAATCACCGATGTCAGCGGCTTTATCACCAACATTGGCGGGCAGCCACTTGACGTGGAAGATTCCGCCGCCCTCAGCCTGAAGTTCGACAAAGGCTTTCTGGGAACGATGACGTCTGGTTATTACATCAACCGAGGCAAACAGTCTCTGATTAAAATCTGGGGATCGAAAGGCTGGCTGGAAATGGATTACTCGACCGGCAAATACCTGCAATGGTCGCTCTATTCCGACAAGCCGGGAACCGTCCATAAGTTTGAAGAGCCGATTCAACCACGCGGCTATTCACCCTGTGTCCATGCAGCCGTCAGATCAGTGCTGGATAAAGAACCGCCTATACTCAACAGCCACGATAGCCTGCAGGTATTACGCACGATCTACGCCGCCTATCAAGCAGCCGAAACAGGACAAACCCAGAGCATTCGTGTCGATTAA
- a CDS encoding Gfo/Idh/MocA family protein, translated as MSNVNRRTFMGASLVWVGASALGQASVSANEKVNVALVGCGDRGRGLGSWFSKLPDSQLIAVCDPDQSRSGQMADQIEKSGAKRPRLVEDFRSLLDGNEIDAIVIATPDHWHTPAAMMACQAGKDVYVEKPCSHNIHEGRQLVNAARKYKRVVQHGTNLRSTPVYEKAWKQIQDGVIGKVKMVKAINNQRRALYPPRTNEPVPQGVNYDLWLGPAQKRPFNRNCFHTSWHWNWDFGTGDIGNDGVHQIDIGRWGMNLKAPNAVSCSGAKLGSKGDAQETPDTMVVTWEYDDLLYVYEQRDFTPYRMQAHRYDNDNIFYGDKGFMMVDRSGYRIFFKHERGPAFEQKWQDTPTHYQNFIDCVKTRKSQDLLAEIEEGHYSALLSHLGNISYRTGRRLVFDPKTETFPEDKDANQYLTRDYRDGFELPQV; from the coding sequence ATGAGCAACGTCAACCGTCGCACGTTTATGGGAGCATCTCTTGTCTGGGTCGGTGCATCGGCACTGGGACAGGCATCAGTTTCTGCAAACGAAAAAGTTAATGTGGCACTCGTCGGCTGTGGTGATCGCGGGCGCGGGCTGGGAAGCTGGTTCTCAAAACTGCCTGACAGCCAACTCATTGCAGTTTGCGATCCCGATCAAAGCCGCAGTGGCCAGATGGCAGACCAGATTGAAAAATCGGGCGCCAAACGCCCCAGGCTGGTGGAAGATTTTCGCTCGCTCCTCGACGGAAATGAAATCGATGCGATCGTCATCGCCACCCCCGATCACTGGCATACGCCAGCCGCAATGATGGCCTGTCAGGCCGGCAAAGACGTGTATGTCGAAAAGCCCTGCTCTCACAATATCCATGAAGGACGGCAGTTGGTGAATGCCGCCCGCAAATACAAACGCGTGGTCCAGCATGGTACCAACCTGCGATCGACGCCCGTTTACGAGAAAGCCTGGAAACAGATTCAGGACGGCGTGATCGGCAAAGTAAAAATGGTTAAAGCCATTAACAATCAACGCCGTGCCCTTTATCCACCCCGTACGAACGAACCGGTTCCCCAGGGAGTCAACTATGATCTCTGGCTGGGTCCTGCGCAAAAACGACCGTTCAACCGCAATTGCTTTCATACATCCTGGCACTGGAACTGGGATTTCGGAACCGGTGATATCGGCAACGATGGCGTGCATCAAATTGATATTGGTCGTTGGGGCATGAACCTGAAAGCACCGAATGCGGTCTCTTGCAGTGGCGCCAAACTCGGTTCCAAAGGAGATGCCCAGGAAACGCCTGACACAATGGTCGTGACCTGGGAGTATGATGATCTGCTCTACGTCTACGAACAACGCGATTTCACCCCGTACCGCATGCAGGCACATCGCTACGATAACGACAACATCTTCTACGGCGATAAAGGCTTCATGATGGTCGATCGCTCAGGCTATCGCATCTTCTTCAAACACGAACGTGGCCCTGCCTTTGAACAGAAATGGCAGGACACACCCACGCATTATCAGAATTTCATTGATTGCGTCAAAACCAGAAAGTCGCAAGACCTGCTGGCAGAAATTGAAGAAGGTCATTACTCGGCCCTGCTCAGCCATCTTGGAAACATTTCGTATCGCACCGGTCGTCGGCTGGTATTCGATCCCAAAACAGAAACCTTCCCGGAAGACAAAGACGCCAACCAGTACCTGACGCGCGACTATCGCGATGGCTTCGAACTGCCTCAGGTTTAA
- a CDS encoding outer membrane protein assembly factor BamB family protein, with protein sequence MSAVKADGSGEVVWENNTRMYVPSMLIKGDHIFSVTDNGVAICWDVKTGKQVWKGRLGGTFSSSPVLVGDRIYVTNEGGETYIFKANPKKFELLAENKLGTEVFATPTFCDSRIFMRVSEEIEGKRQEMLFCIGK encoded by the coding sequence ATGTCGGCAGTCAAAGCCGATGGCTCCGGTGAAGTGGTCTGGGAAAATAATACCCGCATGTATGTGCCTTCAATGTTGATCAAAGGGGACCACATCTTTTCTGTTACCGATAACGGCGTGGCCATCTGCTGGGACGTGAAGACCGGCAAACAGGTCTGGAAAGGACGCCTGGGAGGCACGTTCAGCTCTTCACCCGTTCTGGTGGGAGATCGGATTTATGTGACCAACGAAGGGGGCGAAACCTACATTTTCAAGGCGAATCCCAAAAAATTCGAGTTGCTGGCTGAAAACAAACTGGGAACGGAAGTCTTTGCCACACCCACTTTTTGTGACAGTCGAATCTTCATGCGAGTTTCTGAAGAAATCGAAGGCAAACGCCAGGAAATGCTGTTCTGCATCGGCAAGTAA
- a CDS encoding outer membrane protein assembly factor BamB family protein, protein MNRLLVVCLLLIFCQPALLSAGEKQATSEAVIKVKSTDWPWWRGPQRNGIANSNQNPPMKWSETENIIWKTPVPGRGYSSPTVVGNRIYLASADTETETQFVLCYDRATGKQVWKTIIHKGGFSKKGN, encoded by the coding sequence ATGAATCGGTTACTCGTTGTTTGTCTGTTATTGATCTTCTGTCAGCCGGCCTTACTATCTGCGGGAGAAAAGCAGGCGACTTCTGAAGCTGTGATTAAAGTGAAATCTACCGATTGGCCTTGGTGGCGCGGGCCGCAGCGGAATGGGATTGCGAACTCCAATCAAAATCCGCCGATGAAATGGAGTGAGACCGAAAACATTATCTGGAAGACGCCAGTTCCCGGGCGTGGCTATAGTTCGCCCACGGTGGTCGGCAATCGGATTTATCTGGCTTCCGCAGATACGGAAACGGAAACACAGTTTGTTCTCTGCTATGATCGAGCGACGGGAAAACAAGTATGGAAAACGATCATTCACAAAGGGGGCTTCAGTAAGAAGGGGAATTAA
- a CDS encoding exo-alpha-sialidase, which produces MKRTVILSALTLIIFSFSLPALLSANEPQPAKIKLSPETEARCLEVLREAIRSNEFWPSMHAAEALTLAGKGAEVRAIVEPKLKTEKDDQHRCGLARELVRAGDRSKAAIMFQILSGKDPHGHVHACESLYKVNELGDGVLIREAMKSENPKKAMMAAALLCRWGNPDAYQLVRKYLKDPDVSIAATAAWIIARVGDKQDIPALKANLKRTDDPFQRAYFETALAMHGDPEGLQAIQRNLSSDNAAVKTYSAIFAGEAGASNLKEKLKKQLNDENRDARIRAAQALIVLAQTDQYPKDEIVVNDVYEFSKEYPRYSEGSILPLNDGSLLYATTQFIGSGSDFASARIIAKKSTDGGRTWSKPRVLQENTGKKNVMSATLRYLSGPMHEQRPIGLFYLKKNTLSDLKAFLKVSYDNGKTFGSPIEITAPPGYHVMNNDRVTILSSGRWLAPVASTPDVRESNHFISTCFISDDQGKTWRQSKGSVDYAKRGAMEPEIFELKDGKVLMIFRTQSGHIGSSLSSDGGDHWSKPGSWGVRAPEAPATLRRIPSTGDLMLIWNDNYEPGTDHSGKRTPLTVAISDNEGQTWKYKKNLETDPEHTYSYISLMFYQGRAIMSYYVGDADRKISSRFRSVPLTWFYQPESD; this is translated from the coding sequence ATGAAACGAACAGTGATCCTCTCCGCACTGACTCTAATTATATTTTCGTTCTCCTTGCCGGCACTACTGTCAGCAAACGAGCCACAGCCTGCGAAAATCAAATTAAGCCCGGAAACGGAAGCGCGCTGTCTGGAAGTACTGCGAGAAGCCATTCGCAGCAATGAGTTCTGGCCTTCCATGCACGCGGCTGAAGCACTCACACTCGCTGGTAAGGGTGCTGAAGTACGTGCCATTGTGGAACCGAAACTGAAGACGGAAAAAGACGATCAACATCGCTGCGGCCTGGCCCGGGAACTGGTTCGTGCTGGCGACCGCTCCAAAGCGGCAATCATGTTCCAGATTCTGTCAGGCAAAGATCCACACGGACACGTACATGCCTGCGAGTCTTTGTATAAAGTCAATGAGTTGGGCGATGGCGTTCTGATCCGTGAAGCAATGAAGTCAGAGAATCCCAAAAAAGCCATGATGGCAGCCGCCCTGCTCTGTCGCTGGGGAAATCCAGACGCATATCAACTCGTCCGAAAATACCTGAAAGATCCAGACGTGAGCATCGCCGCCACCGCTGCCTGGATCATCGCCCGTGTGGGAGACAAACAGGACATCCCCGCCCTTAAAGCGAACCTGAAACGAACCGATGATCCGTTTCAGCGCGCGTATTTCGAAACCGCACTGGCCATGCACGGCGATCCGGAAGGTTTACAGGCGATTCAAAGGAACCTCTCCAGCGATAACGCGGCCGTCAAAACCTATTCCGCGATCTTTGCTGGCGAAGCAGGCGCCAGTAATTTGAAAGAGAAATTGAAGAAACAACTCAACGATGAAAACCGGGACGCACGCATCCGCGCTGCACAGGCTCTGATTGTGCTGGCCCAAACCGATCAGTATCCCAAAGACGAAATCGTCGTGAACGATGTTTACGAATTTTCCAAAGAATATCCCCGCTATAGTGAAGGCTCGATCCTGCCTTTAAACGATGGATCACTACTCTACGCGACGACACAGTTTATCGGCAGTGGCTCCGATTTTGCTTCCGCCCGAATCATTGCAAAAAAATCGACTGACGGCGGGAGAACCTGGAGCAAACCGCGCGTCTTACAGGAAAATACCGGCAAGAAAAACGTGATGTCGGCCACCCTGCGTTACCTGTCAGGCCCGATGCACGAACAACGCCCCATAGGCTTATTCTACCTCAAGAAAAATACCCTCTCTGATCTGAAAGCGTTTTTGAAAGTCTCATACGACAATGGAAAAACCTTCGGATCGCCGATTGAAATCACCGCTCCCCCCGGCTATCACGTCATGAACAATGACCGAGTTACGATTCTGTCCTCCGGCCGCTGGCTGGCCCCGGTTGCTTCGACTCCCGACGTGCGTGAATCAAATCATTTTATCTCGACCTGTTTCATTTCTGATGACCAGGGAAAAACCTGGCGTCAGTCCAAAGGGAGCGTCGATTATGCAAAACGGGGCGCGATGGAACCGGAAATCTTTGAATTAAAAGATGGTAAGGTGTTGATGATCTTCCGCACTCAGTCCGGTCACATTGGTTCCAGTCTCTCAAGTGATGGCGGCGACCACTGGAGCAAACCAGGTTCCTGGGGTGTCAGGGCGCCCGAAGCCCCCGCCACGCTCCGTCGCATCCCTTCCACCGGTGACTTAATGCTGATCTGGAATGACAATTATGAACCTGGCACTGATCACAGCGGCAAACGCACGCCTCTCACCGTCGCCATCAGCGATAATGAGGGCCAGACCTGGAAATACAAAAAGAACCTGGAAACCGATCCAGAACACACGTATTCTTATATCAGTCTGATGTTCTATCAGGGGAGAGCCATCATGAGCTATTACGTCGGCGATGCCGATCGAAAGATCTCATCCCGTTTCCGCTCGGTTCCGCTGACCTGGTTCTATCAGCCTGAGTCGGATTAA
- a CDS encoding sulfatase: MKKSCLPLFAYLFLGLISFSNTAQAAAPQYNVLFIISDDLTSTALSCYGNKVCQTPNIDSIAAKGTRFTHAYCQATYCGPSRASFMSGYYPHASKAFGYVSPRSYIGDRATWSQHFKNNGYYTARVSKIYHMGVPGDIEKGSDGTDDPASWTEKFNSQGPEWKAPGDGETLENNPDGKKPAVGGNTFVVVEADGDDLVHSDGKTAKKAVELIETHKDEPFFLGVGFVRPHVPFVAPRSYYPPFKPYNKHVLPEKYPGDWDDIPKFGINYKTSVNMKMDLRRQKKAVGGYLASVAYMDAQVGKVLDALKRAGIEDKTIVIFTSDHGYHLGEHDFWAKVSLHEESAKVPLIISVPGKKPAVCDSLAELLDLYPTLSSLCGLKVPENIQGKNLGPLLDNPSLRVRDAAFSVDPRGKGNRGFLLRDDRWAYIQYKEDASAGAELYDMEKDPQQFTNLVGKPEYALTVTVFQERLAAKLKDIRTNDLGHSYTKQ; encoded by the coding sequence ATGAAAAAATCCTGCCTGCCGCTATTCGCCTACCTGTTTCTGGGTCTAATTTCGTTTTCAAACACTGCTCAGGCAGCCGCTCCTCAATACAATGTGCTGTTCATTATTTCGGACGACCTGACGTCCACAGCGCTTTCCTGCTATGGGAACAAAGTTTGTCAAACGCCGAATATTGATTCCATCGCCGCCAAAGGAACACGTTTTACACACGCCTATTGTCAGGCCACGTATTGCGGACCGTCCCGGGCTTCGTTCATGTCGGGCTATTATCCACATGCCTCGAAGGCATTCGGTTATGTCAGCCCGCGTTCTTATATTGGTGACCGGGCAACCTGGTCGCAACATTTTAAAAACAACGGCTACTACACGGCGCGCGTCAGCAAGATTTATCATATGGGAGTGCCTGGCGACATTGAAAAAGGGAGCGACGGCACTGATGATCCCGCCTCGTGGACCGAGAAATTCAACAGCCAGGGGCCGGAATGGAAAGCGCCCGGCGACGGGGAGACACTGGAAAACAATCCCGATGGCAAAAAGCCTGCGGTAGGTGGAAATACGTTTGTTGTTGTTGAAGCCGACGGCGACGATCTGGTGCACTCCGATGGAAAGACTGCGAAGAAAGCGGTGGAGTTGATTGAGACGCACAAAGACGAACCGTTTTTTCTGGGAGTCGGGTTTGTGAGACCCCATGTTCCTTTTGTGGCACCGCGGTCTTATTATCCACCCTTCAAGCCTTACAATAAGCATGTTCTTCCTGAAAAATATCCGGGCGACTGGGACGACATTCCCAAATTTGGCATCAACTATAAAACCAGTGTGAACATGAAAATGGATTTGCGGCGGCAAAAGAAAGCCGTTGGTGGCTATCTCGCTTCAGTCGCTTACATGGATGCACAGGTCGGCAAGGTACTCGATGCGCTCAAACGGGCGGGGATTGAAGATAAGACGATTGTGATTTTCACCAGCGATCATGGCTACCACCTGGGAGAACATGATTTTTGGGCTAAAGTCAGTCTGCATGAAGAGTCGGCGAAGGTGCCGTTGATTATCAGTGTGCCCGGCAAGAAACCTGCGGTTTGTGATTCGCTCGCCGAACTGCTCGATTTGTATCCCACACTGAGTAGCCTATGCGGTTTGAAAGTTCCAGAAAATATTCAAGGCAAAAATCTGGGACCGCTTTTGGATAATCCGAGCCTGCGTGTGCGTGATGCTGCCTTTAGTGTTGACCCGCGGGGGAAGGGAAATCGTGGGTTTCTGCTGCGTGATGATCGCTGGGCGTATATTCAATACAAAGAAGACGCTTCCGCCGGTGCTGAGTTGTACGATATGGAAAAAGATCCACAGCAGTTTACGAATCTCGTAGGGAAACCCGAATATGCGTTGACCGTCACTGTGTTTCAGGAACGGCTGGCAGCGAAGTTAAAAGACATTCGTACGAATGATCTGGGGCATTCCTATACGAAACAGTAA
- a CDS encoding anti-sigma factor family protein has translation MSEIKESTALENIDAYLDGETLSPEEAQRLEQWIKTDSENADQAFRRVFLHSYLRQRFQVRSIGDAQARELETQQKEPLVLPAESEIEVQPQNKQSATRPQKQKKKRTTLLTWRWFLMIGIGIVSTINLAVMFIKDFQIPYDEDKAFEAITFESDYARKTFLMARKAAQPFLYEGFNYTPEFLSEKDSDGVNDLNGGIGWSGPWIDQGVVSSSIIQDPKKQNQGKNDMRLFGPLGFSDQHGNMLLTKGGQYRSGSMAESVAVRHIELQQVPYALSDEKGFGADGEILWLSFMAQSCDNAGDGRYAYIDLGNNESSLRIGKLASAVRGNWAAAGQVNGTEINTASSDVLSGQAVLFVVRILFRPGAEEVDLWLNPPLNRIPDLDEVDLRLMAPDLRIERVKIVSRYSTDFDELRVGVSFVDVIPASELD, from the coding sequence ATGTCGGAAATTAAAGAAAGCACAGCGCTCGAAAATATCGATGCTTATCTGGACGGTGAAACGCTATCGCCGGAAGAAGCGCAACGGCTGGAACAATGGATTAAGACAGATAGCGAGAATGCCGATCAGGCTTTTCGCCGCGTGTTTCTTCATTCGTACCTCAGGCAGCGTTTTCAAGTACGATCGATTGGAGATGCGCAAGCCCGTGAGTTAGAGACCCAGCAAAAAGAGCCGCTAGTACTACCTGCGGAATCAGAAATCGAGGTTCAACCTCAAAACAAACAGAGTGCAACACGGCCACAGAAACAAAAAAAGAAACGAACGACCTTACTTACGTGGCGCTGGTTTCTGATGATTGGGATCGGAATTGTATCTACGATCAACCTGGCAGTGATGTTCATCAAAGATTTTCAAATTCCCTATGATGAAGATAAGGCATTCGAAGCGATTACCTTTGAGTCTGACTATGCCAGGAAAACTTTTTTGATGGCAAGAAAAGCAGCACAACCATTTCTGTATGAAGGATTTAATTATACTCCCGAGTTTCTGAGTGAAAAAGATTCGGATGGTGTAAATGATTTGAACGGGGGAATCGGCTGGTCTGGTCCCTGGATTGATCAGGGCGTTGTTTCTTCTTCGATCATTCAGGATCCCAAAAAGCAGAATCAGGGTAAAAATGATATGCGGTTATTTGGGCCACTCGGATTTTCAGACCAGCATGGGAATATGCTACTGACCAAAGGGGGGCAATACCGTTCGGGATCGATGGCTGAATCCGTAGCCGTGCGGCATATCGAATTACAACAGGTCCCTTATGCGTTATCCGATGAAAAGGGCTTTGGCGCTGATGGAGAGATCTTGTGGTTGAGCTTCATGGCTCAGTCTTGTGATAATGCCGGGGATGGGCGTTATGCTTATATCGACCTTGGAAATAATGAGTCGAGTCTACGAATCGGAAAACTGGCTTCTGCCGTCCGGGGGAACTGGGCCGCTGCCGGGCAGGTGAACGGTACGGAAATCAATACGGCTTCCAGTGATGTTCTATCGGGGCAGGCGGTGTTGTTTGTGGTGCGAATTTTGTTCCGCCCTGGTGCAGAAGAAGTGGACCTGTGGCTCAATCCGCCATTAAACCGAATTCCGGATCTGGATGAAGTCGACCTGCGGTTGATGGCACCAGATCTGCGAATTGAACGCGTTAAAATCGTCAGTCGTTATTCGACGGACTTTGACGAACTTCGCGTCGGCGTTTCATTTGTCGATGTGATTCCCGCCAGCGAGCTTGATTGA